A region from the Arcanobacterium buesumense genome encodes:
- the radA gene encoding DNA repair protein RadA has protein sequence MAKTKASFVCSECGWTTSKWVGRCGECQQWGTVIEHGGASIARAVAPLTPHTPAQPITDVSSQASIKSPTGVSELDRVLGGGIVPGVVILLAGEPGVGKSTLLLDVAAKAAAEAVNTGKNPVLYVTGEESASQVRSRAERIGALHPHLLLTAEADLARVLGHVEASQPSLLIVDSVQTIADPDVEGAAGGVAQVRAVTAALVNRAKSSDLPIIVVGHVTKEGSIAGPRVLEHLVDVVCQFEGDKHSRLRMVRAVKNRYGATDEVGCFELIDSGIRGLADPSGLFLSARNLTVPGTCVTITLEGRRPMPVEVQALRVPAGGPPRRTTSGVDSSRVAMMLAVLQSRLGIAYDRSDVFVSTVGGAKATEPSVDIASALALASAAADLPLAPGVVAIGEVSLTGELRPVVGLQQRLNEAQRLGFTTALIPASADAIKPAGNLVIRRITDVKEAVKSVLPMTS, from the coding sequence ATGGCAAAAACTAAAGCATCTTTTGTATGTAGCGAATGTGGCTGGACCACCTCAAAATGGGTTGGCCGTTGCGGCGAATGCCAGCAATGGGGCACGGTTATTGAACATGGTGGCGCGAGTATTGCGCGTGCCGTTGCTCCGTTAACACCACATACCCCTGCGCAACCCATCACTGATGTTAGTAGCCAAGCATCTATTAAGTCTCCTACTGGAGTAAGTGAGCTTGATCGAGTATTGGGCGGCGGTATCGTCCCTGGAGTTGTTATTTTATTAGCTGGTGAGCCCGGCGTTGGCAAATCTACCTTGTTGCTTGATGTGGCAGCCAAGGCCGCAGCAGAGGCTGTTAATACTGGAAAGAATCCGGTCTTGTATGTCACGGGAGAAGAATCAGCATCGCAGGTTCGGTCCCGTGCCGAACGTATTGGTGCTTTGCACCCACATCTTTTACTTACGGCAGAGGCTGATCTGGCCCGTGTATTAGGGCATGTAGAAGCATCCCAACCATCGTTGTTGATTGTTGATTCGGTACAAACTATTGCCGATCCTGACGTTGAGGGGGCAGCCGGTGGTGTAGCACAGGTGCGTGCTGTTACCGCCGCCTTGGTTAATCGGGCTAAAAGTTCAGATTTACCTATTATTGTGGTTGGTCACGTTACCAAGGAAGGCTCGATTGCCGGCCCGCGTGTGTTGGAGCATCTTGTTGATGTGGTCTGCCAGTTTGAAGGCGATAAGCATTCGCGGTTGCGAATGGTGCGAGCAGTGAAAAATCGTTATGGCGCCACCGATGAAGTGGGCTGCTTTGAGTTAATTGATTCTGGCATCCGCGGACTTGCTGATCCCTCCGGATTATTTTTAAGCGCGCGCAATCTCACTGTGCCAGGAACATGCGTCACTATCACATTAGAGGGGCGCCGGCCAATGCCAGTTGAAGTTCAAGCTTTACGGGTGCCCGCTGGTGGGCCACCACGGCGTACCACCTCCGGTGTTGATTCTTCCCGAGTTGCCATGATGTTAGCTGTTCTTCAATCACGTCTTGGCATTGCCTATGATCGGTCAGATGTTTTTGTCTCTACTGTTGGTGGCGCTAAAGCGACTGAACCAAGTGTCGACATTGCGAGTGCTCTTGCCTTGGCCTCAGCTGCAGCAGATTTACCACTTGCTCCCGGAGTTGTTGCGATTGGCGAAGTCTCGCTTACTGGAGAATTGCGTCCTGTTGTTGGGTTACAGCAACGGCTCAATGAAGCTCAACGGCTTGGTTTTACCACTGCATTAATTCCGGCAAGTGCCGATGCGATAAAGCCTGCCGGCAACCTTGTTATTCGGCGCATTACAGATGTGAAAGAAGCAGTAAAATCAGTTTTACCTATGACTTCATAA
- a CDS encoding potassium channel family protein, translating into MARVPNESPDAVLVIGLGRFGSAIAVTLDKLGRDVLAVESDPDLAQQWSHRFRVVEADARSAEALHQLGAQDFQIAVVGVGTSLEASVLITANLVDMGMREIWAKATSREHGTILRRIGANHVVYPEYDAGQRVAHMVSGKMLDYIEMEDQFTIVKMLPPKDMIGFTLEQSRIQERFGVRVIGVKSHGQPFEYATPQTLVSSGDTLIVSGEPVLLETFANRV; encoded by the coding sequence ATGGCACGGGTTCCAAACGAAAGTCCAGACGCCGTCTTAGTTATTGGATTAGGACGATTCGGGTCAGCCATCGCGGTAACGCTCGATAAATTGGGGCGCGATGTCCTCGCAGTTGAATCCGATCCCGATTTGGCCCAACAGTGGTCACATCGGTTCCGTGTTGTTGAAGCCGATGCACGCTCAGCTGAAGCCTTGCATCAGCTTGGAGCGCAAGATTTTCAAATTGCGGTTGTCGGTGTTGGTACCTCACTAGAGGCAAGTGTTTTAATAACTGCCAATTTGGTTGATATGGGTATGCGAGAGATTTGGGCTAAAGCTACCTCGCGTGAGCATGGCACAATTTTGCGACGCATCGGAGCTAACCACGTTGTTTACCCAGAATACGATGCTGGACAGCGCGTGGCACACATGGTTTCTGGCAAGATGCTTGACTATATTGAAATGGAAGACCAGTTCACCATTGTAAAAATGCTGCCACCAAAGGACATGATTGGTTTCACTCTTGAACAAAGTCGTATCCAAGAGCGTTTTGGTGTGCGCGTTATCGGTGTAAAGTCTCACGGCCAGCCCTTCGAATACGCTACTCCGCAAACGCTTGTCTCAAGTGGGGATACACTCATTGTTTCCGGAGAACCTGTCCTGTTAGAAACTTTTGCTAACCGAGTATAA